One stretch of Zootoca vivipara chromosome 8, rZooViv1.1, whole genome shotgun sequence DNA includes these proteins:
- the LOC118089682 gene encoding mas-related G-protein coupled receptor member H-like — protein sequence MVTVVMVAKPPQLVYIQKRYPVVSSRLEYGNQNHYSGDSDDGSTVSLKLPQSIVNSAFFPIMNDSTTRLWIEYENPTRYSGVSDDGSAVSLKLAQSIANSAFIIICIFGFLGNGMVIRLLGFHIKRNPFTTYILNLSIADFGVLAALLSIILPIVTLYEKSHVAVLIRKVLFELFFFTYSAGQFLLTAISIDRSVAVLFPLWHRCHRPPRLSTIICSLIWSLSFLLSGIHLTLLLTQSFPNSNLVYQLIVNALICTPLMVTSTLILTLKVCCKSVQKQRGKLLTTILLTLLFFLIFAFPLNAIYTAIYFNENNMILLEVGFVCASLNSSVNPVIYFLVGRRQKKCQSTVSMKVALQRIFQDEEESASKTENLVMIAT from the exons TTAGTGTATATCCAGAAAAGATATCCTGTTGTCTCCTCCAGGCTAGAGTATGGCAATCAAAATCACTATTCTGGAGATTCTGATGATGGCTCAACTGTTTCTTTGAAGTTACCACAAAGCATTGTCAACAGTGCCTTTTTTCCCATAATGAATGATAGCACG actcGACTGTG GATAGAGTATGAAAATCCAACTCGCTATTCTGGAGTTTCAGATGATGGCTCAGCTGTTTCTTTGAAGTTAGCACAAAGCATTGCCAACAGTGCCTTTATCATCATCTGCATCTTTGGCTTCCTGGGGAATGGAATGGTCATCCGGCTTCTGGGCTTCCACATTAAGAGGAATCCTTTCACCACCTACATCCTGAACCTCTCCATTGCTGACTTTGGTGTCCTTGCAGCTCTCCTCAGTATTATTTTGCCTATTGTAACTCTCTATGAGAAATCCCATGTTGCTGTTTTGATCAGAAAAGTATTATTTGAACTATTTTTCTTCACGTATTCTGCGGGCCAGTTTCTACTGACAGCCATCAGCATCGACAGGTCTGTGGCTGTCCTCTTCCCACTTTGGCATCGATGCCACCGACCACCACGTTTATCCACCATTATCTGTTCCCTGATTTGGTCCCTCTCTTTCCTGCTCTCAGGCATTCACCTTACTCTCCTACTgactcagagctttccaaactctaaCTTAGTGTACCAGCTTATTGTAAATGCCCTCATTTGCACTCCTCTGATGGTCACCTCCACTCTGATACTGACCCTCAAAGTCTGCTGCAAATCAGTGCAGAAGCAGCGTGGGAAGCTGCTCACCACTATTTTGCTTacccttcttttcttcctcatcTTTGCCTTCCCACTAAATGCCATTTACACTGCCATCTATTTTAATGAGAACAATATGATTCTATTGGAAGTTGGCTTTGTGTGTGCCTCTCTGAATAGTAGTGTCAACCCGGTGATCTATTTCCTAGTAGGGAGGAGGCAGAAGAAGTGCCAGTCCACGGTCTCCATGAAAGTTGCACTCCAGAGGATTTTCCAGGATGAGGAAGAATCGGCATCCAAAACTGAAAACTTGGTTATGATAGCAACTTAA